A window of Zingiber officinale cultivar Zhangliang chromosome 5A, Zo_v1.1, whole genome shotgun sequence contains these coding sequences:
- the LOC121979383 gene encoding F-box/kelch-repeat protein At3g61590-like has translation MSRDNDGVEEKEKEEDKGTLLKWDAILPDELLQKVLSFLPTANIIKLGIVCKRWYEKVLSFLPTANIIKLGITCKRWYEVVHSYWIWTITRHSDGEVEEEEEDTILFLPDELLQKVLSFLPTANIIKLGIVSKRWYKVVHSSPPLSWPMMAPQKTLFFRRFFNDAGGFSGRVYDPCFLRWSNFDDFLHSDIQYVSSSCGLVCLMNHSGRNHLLVGNPIKRDWKLLQVPGCSDSFRTMALSFDRSTRGYTVVVAKCSRTQQLQWHLSVHIYQSTTKSWATHYAQDFDLWKFEHQAVICDGVLYQFIYHPFLTPNLMAFDLIKPPSSIYPLIPMPFPCACAGLINLSNKLVMVALLNWDWPHKGAVILELEDKKWREVAQMPISMYKKLGGYCLNSCGAGDLLFMHSPMCPELLTFDMKQKVWKWVSHPYTERSLFCFKQGASVFCDLCFGFCFEPRLDVSS, from the exons ATGTCTCGAGACAATGACGGCGTGGAggagaaggaaaaagaagaagacaaGGGAACATTGTTGAAGTGGGATGCCATTCTACCGGACGAACTCCTGCAGAAGGTTCTCTCCTTTTTGCCCACCGCCAACATTATCAAATTGGGCATCGTATGCAAACGGTGGTACGAG AAGGTGCTCTCCTTTTTGCCCACCGCCAACATCATCAAATTGGGCATCACGTGCAAACGGTGGTACGAGGTGGTTCACTCCTATTGGATCTGGACGATCACTAGACATAGTGACGGCgaggtggaggaggaggaagaagacaccATTCTATTTCTACCGGACGAACTCCTGCAGAAGGTGCTCTCCTTTTTGCCCACCGCCAACATCATCAAATTGGGCATCGTATCCAAACGGTGGTACAAGGTGGTTCACTCCAGCCCCCCGTTGTCGTGGCCGATGATGGCGCCACAGAAGACGTTGTTCTTCAGGCGCTTCTTTAACGACGCCGGCGGCTTTTCGGGCCGCGTATACGACCCTTGCTTCCTCCGGTGGTCCAACTTCGACGACTTCCTCCACTCAGACATCCAGTACGTGTCCTCCTCCTGCGGCCTGGTCTGCTTAATGAACCACAGTGGCAGGAACCACTTATTGGTCGGCAATCCCATCAAGAGAGACTGGAAGCTGCTTCAAGTCCCCGGCTGCTCTGACTCCTTCAGAACGATGGCCTTGTCATTCGACCGCAGCACGCGCGGCTACACCGTGGTCGTCGCCAAGTGCAGCCGCACCCAGCAATTGCAATGGCACTTATCGGTCCACATCTACCAATCGACGACGAAATCGTGGGCCACTCACTACGCCCAAGACTTCGACCTCTGGAAATTCGAACACCAGGCCGTCATATGCGACGGCGTTCTCTACCAATTCATCTACCATCCGTTTCTGACCCCCAACTTAATGGCGTTCGACCTCATCAAGCCGCCCTCTAGCATTTACCCTCTGATTCCTATGCCATTCCCTTGTGCCTGTGCTGGATTGATCAACCTGTCGAACAAATTGGTCATGGTCGCATTGCTCAACTGGGACTGGCCGCACAAGGGAGCGGTGATTTTAGAACTTGAGGATAAGAAATGGCGGGAGGTGGCTCAAATGCCGATCTCCATGTACAAGAAGTTAGGTGGATATTGTTTAAACTCCTGCGGCGCCGGGGACTTACTCTTCATGCACTCCCCAATGTGTCCGGAGCTACTGACCTTCGACATGAAGCAGAAGGTGTGGAAATGGGTGAGCCACCCCTACACTGAGAGGTCGCTCTTCTGCTTCAAACAGGGAGCCTCAGTCTTCTGCGACCTCTGCTTCGGCTTTTGCTTCGAACCGAGACTCGACGTCTCTTCTTGA